From Coffea arabica cultivar ET-39 chromosome 2e, Coffea Arabica ET-39 HiFi, whole genome shotgun sequence, the proteins below share one genomic window:
- the LOC113732028 gene encoding rac-like GTP-binding protein ARAC4, whose translation MTSTSDAANSTSTTTTTASKFIKCVTVGDGAVGKTCLLISYTSNTFPTDYVPTVFDNFSANVIVDGQTINLGLWDTAGQEDYNRLRPLSYRGADVFILAFSLISRPSFENISKKWVPELRHYAPSVPIVLVGTKLDLRDDKQFKLDYPGACTISPEQGEELKKQIGAVAYIDCSAKTQQNVKAVFDAAIKVVLRPPKSKKQKKKRRACKIL comes from the exons ATGACTAGTACAAGTGATGCTGCTAATAGTACATCAACGACAACAACAACTGCATCAAAGTTCATCAAATGTGTGACTGTCGGAGATGGAGCTGTTGGCAAGACTTGTCTTCTCATTTCCTACACCAGCAATACCTTTCCCACT GATTACGTTCCGACAGTTTTTGACAACTTCAGTGCCAATGTGATTGTTGATGGTCAGACCATAAATCTTGGACTTTGGGATACCGCTG GTCAAGAAGACTATAACAGACTGAGGCCTCTTAGTTATAGAGGGGCTGATGTTTTCATCCTTGCTTTTTCTCTCATAAGTAGGCCTAGCTTTGAGAACATCTCGAAAAAA TGGGTTCCAGAGCTAAGACATTATGCCCCATCAGTGCCCATTGTTTTAGTGGGGACCAAACTAG ATTTAAGAGATGATAAGCAGTTCAAGCTGGACTATCCAGGGGCATGTACTATTTCTCCTGAACAG GGCGAAGAACTGAAGAAGCAAATAGGAGCTGTGGCATATATTGATTGCAGTGCAAAGACACAACAG AATGTGAAGGCAGTATTTGATGCTGCAATTAAGGTGGTTCTGCGGCCTCCGAAGTCCAAAAAACAGAAGAAGAAACGCAGAGCCTGCAAAATACTTTAA